A region of Onychomys torridus chromosome 10, mOncTor1.1, whole genome shotgun sequence DNA encodes the following proteins:
- the Tmem128 gene encoding transmembrane protein 128 isoform X2: MDAPWAREQLRRRYLFPSEAGLDCEDDARPETSTADEIKEKPLPRLNIHSGFWILASIVVTYYVDFFKTFRENFHTNSWFLFGGALLCVSLSIAFYCIVYLEWYRGIEEYDVKYPMLVPITTATFIAAGICLKNVSI, translated from the exons ATGGACGCTCCGTGGGCTCGCGAGCAGCTCCGGAGGCGTTACCTATTTCCTTCCGAAGCGGGGCTGGACTGCGAGGACGACGCCAGACCAG AAACCTCCACAGCTGATGAGATAAAGGAGAAACCTCTTCCAAGACTTAACATTCATTCTGGATTCTGGATTTTGGCATCCATTGTTGTGACCTATTATGTTGATTTCTTTAAAACCTTTAGAGAAAATTTTCACACTAATAG CTGGTTTCTCTTTGGCGGGGCCCTGTTGTGTGTCAGCCTGTCCATTGCCTTTTACTGCATAGTCTATCTGGAATGGTACCGGGGGATTGAAGAGTATGATGTCAAGTACCCCATGCTGGTGCCCATCACAACCGCAACTTTCATCGCAGCAGGGATCTG CCTTAAGAACGTGAGCATTTAA
- the Tmem128 gene encoding transmembrane protein 128 isoform X1 — protein MDAPWAREQLRRRYLFPSEAGLDCEDDARPETSTADEIKEKPLPRLNIHSGFWILASIVVTYYVDFFKTFRENFHTNSWFLFGGALLCVSLSIAFYCIVYLEWYRGIEEYDVKYPMLVPITTATFIAAGICFNMALWNVWSFFTPLLLFTQFMGVVMFISLLG, from the exons ATGGACGCTCCGTGGGCTCGCGAGCAGCTCCGGAGGCGTTACCTATTTCCTTCCGAAGCGGGGCTGGACTGCGAGGACGACGCCAGACCAG AAACCTCCACAGCTGATGAGATAAAGGAGAAACCTCTTCCAAGACTTAACATTCATTCTGGATTCTGGATTTTGGCATCCATTGTTGTGACCTATTATGTTGATTTCTTTAAAACCTTTAGAGAAAATTTTCACACTAATAG CTGGTTTCTCTTTGGCGGGGCCCTGTTGTGTGTCAGCCTGTCCATTGCCTTTTACTGCATAGTCTATCTGGAATGGTACCGGGGGATTGAAGAGTATGATGTCAAGTACCCCATGCTGGTGCCCATCACAACCGCAACTTTCATCGCAGCAGGGATCTG CTTCAACATGGCTCTGTGGAATGTGTGGTCATTCTTCACTCCCTTGCTGCTGTTCACTCAGTTTATGGGGGTCGTGATGTTCATCTCGCTCCTTGGATAA